From a single Lolium rigidum isolate FL_2022 chromosome 7, APGP_CSIRO_Lrig_0.1, whole genome shotgun sequence genomic region:
- the LOC124675825 gene encoding LOW QUALITY PROTEIN: serine carboxypeptidase-like 2 (The sequence of the model RefSeq protein was modified relative to this genomic sequence to represent the inferred CDS: inserted 2 bases in 2 codons) — translation MRTLVASICLLLLLPFSASSSSSSSSKSRSIPISNFSFPQQQQQSNIITHLPGFEGPLPFQLQTGYVEVDESNGVRLFYYFIRSERNPAEDPVMLWLTGGPGCSAFSGLVYEIGPLSFDRRTYVDGLPKLLYKPDAWTKVSNVIFLDSPVGTGFSYSVTPQGYESSDTKAVTQIVTFLTKWFDEHPEFLSNPFYVAGDSYSGMIVPAITLEIAKGKEDGNGPALNLKGYLVGNPVTXWEFDNXARVPFAHGMGLISDEMYQAYKDSCGADQSRQQSRQCTSSHDVIDKCVKDIWPNHILEPMCTFASPHRYNLKLSSGAREMLRLQDYTARTGLQLSKISTECRPAEYLMSRTWANNEIVREALGIHMGTVPLWIRCNDDILYANDIHSSVKHHLEVTTRGYKCLVYSGDHDMIIPFIGTQAWIRSLNFSVVNEWRPWYVDAQVAGYTRSYSNNLTFATVKGGGHTAPEYMPKQCLAMFARWVSGETL, via the exons ATGAGGACGCTGGTTGCCTCCatctgcctcctcctccttctaccCTTTTctgcatcatcatcttcttcttcctcctccaaatCCAGATCCATCCCCATCTCAAATTTCAGCTTcccacagcagcagcagcagagcaaTATCATCACGCATCTCCCTGGCTTCGAGGGACCCCTCCCCTTCCAACTCCAAACAGG GTATGTGGAGGTTGACGAGAGCAATGGCGTCCGCCTCTTCTACTACTTCATCCGGTCGGAGAGGAACCCGGCAGAGGACCCCGTCATGCTCTGGCTCACTGGTGGCCCTGGATGCTCCGCCTTTTCTGGCCTCGTCTACGAGATCG GCCCTCTGAGTTTTGACCGTCGCACCTACGTCGATGGCTTGCCCAAGCTGCTTTATAAACCAGACGCATGGACAAAG GTTAGCAATGTCATCTTCCTGGATTCCCCGGTAGGAACTGGGTTCTCATACTCCGTAACACCACAAGGATACGAATCAAGTGACACCAAAGCTGTCACTCAAATTGTCACCTTCCTCACAAAG TGGTTTGATGAGCACCCAGAGTTCTTGTCAAACCCTTTCTACGTTGCCGGTGACTCCTACAGTGGTATGATTGTGCCAGCGATCACCCTTGAAATTGCTAAAGGGAAGGAAGATGGCAATGGGCCAGCTCTTAATCTAAAG GGTTATCTTGTGGGTAATCCAGTCA GATGGGAATTTGATA CAGCCAGAGTACCGTTTGCTCATGGAATGGGTCTCATATCTGATGAAATGTACCAG GCATACAAGGATAGCTGCGGTGCAGACCAAAGCAGACAGCAAAGCCGTCAGTGCACAAGTAGTCATGATGTCATTGATAAG TGTGTCAAGGACATATGGCCAAACCATATTCTGGAGCCAATGTGCACTTTTGCAAGCCCACATCGATACAATCTGAAGCTGAGTTCAGGTGCACGGGAGATGCTCCGGCTGCAAGACTACACTGCCAGGACCGGGCTTCAACTGTCTAAGATTTCTACAGAGTGTAGA CCGGCAGAATATCTTATGTCCAGAACATGGGCAAACAATGAAATAGTCAGAGAGGCTCTTGGTATCCACATG GGAACAGTTCCTTTATGGATAAGATGCAATGACGACATACTGTACGCTAACGATATTCACAGTTCAGTGAAACATCATCTCGAGGtcaccacaagaggctacaaatgTCTAGTTTACAGTGGTGATCACGACATGATCATACCTTTCATCGGCACGCAAGCCTGGATCAGGTCTCTGAATTTCTCTGTTGTGAATGAGTGGAGACCATGGTATGTCGATGCACAAGTAGCAGG ATATACAAGGTCATATTCAAATAACCTCACATTCGCAACCGTGAAG GGCGGCGGACATACTGCTCCAGAGTACATGCCAAAGCAATGCCTTGCTATGTTTGCAAGGTGGGTTTCTGGTGAAACTCTTTGA
- the LOC124675824 gene encoding spindle and kinetochore-associated protein 1 homolog: MEAQVQAIRRRLQEELDAIPKAKKLVEKSLKQQQKLQHMLANMPSGMREDIVATPLEQSSARMLPECFSFNTPAEFLDSDFKIKDEPVAAPKKGKGAAPRWYISTGELDSLSSYMRGRLTLEKVNIAINEMATYADANAHLVACPKKKLSEDTWERALELRDIAATEAAKGKHFFLEADIKGPGLKLDHTGKSILTVLRHLGRIHETRIGHHRVFILAKQR, translated from the exons ATGGAGGCGCAGGTGCAGGCCATCCGTCGCCGCCTGCAGGAGGAGCTCGACGCCATCCCCAAGGCCAAG AAACTAGTGGAGAAATCCTTGAAGCAACAGCAGAAGTTGCAGCACATGCTTGCAAACATGCCATCTGGGATGCGTGAGGATATCGTTGCTACTCCTCTGGAACAGAGCTCGGCAAG GATGTTGCCTGAGTGCTTTAGTTTCAACACACCTGCAGAATTTCTGGACTCTGATTTTAAGATTAAGGATGAGCCAGTTGCAGCTCCCAAA AAGGGGAAAGGGGCAGCACCTCGTTGGTATATATCCACCGGGGAGCTTGACTCATTGTCATC GTACATGAGGGGGAGGCTTACACTGGAGAAGGTTAACATTGCAATAAACGAGATGGCAACATATGCAGATGCTAATGCTCATCTTGTTGCATGTCCTAAGAAAAAG TTATCTGAAGACACATGGGAAAGGGCTTTG GAACTAAGGGACATAGCTGCCACTGAGGCAGCGAAGGGGAAGCATTTCTTCCTGGAAGCTGATATAAAGGGGCCTGGGCTAAAGCTTGATCACACAGGCAAATCTATCCTTACC GTCCTTCGTCATCTTGGCCGCATCCATGAGACTCGGATTGGGCATCACCGGGTCTTCATACTAGCGAAACAACGCTGA